CGGCAACCTGCGCGACCGGGATCATCGTGTCGGAGAACGGGATCGTGCCGAGCATGACCACCCCGTCGTCCAGGAACTTCTGTGCGAGCGAGACGGCCGTCTGCGTGTCCGAGCCCGTATCCTGTATGAACAACTCGATCGGCATGCCGTTGATGCCGCCGTCCGCGTTGATCTTTTCCGCCATGCATTTTGCACCCTGGAATTCCGAATAGGGTGCGTAGTCGCCGGTCATGGGAACCGCGAGACCGATCTTGACCGTATCCGCAGCGAAAGCCGGGGTGGCAGCAACTGCGAGCCCGGCGAGTGTAAGTCCGATTTTCTTCACTGTCCCTCTCCTGTTTTACGCCGCCTCACGCGGCATTGGAATGGTCCTCGCCCAGATAGGCATCTATGACGTCCTGGTTGTTTGTTATCTCTCGGGGCGTTCCTTCAGCGATCACGGCTCCCATGTTCAGGACCGTGATCCTGTCGCAGAGCGTCATGATGAATTTGAGATCGTGATCGATGACCAGTGTGGCGCAGCCGAAGCGGGTCTTGACCCAGTCGAGTGCTTCGGCCAGCTCGTGTGTCTCCTGTTCGTTCATTCCGGCTGCCGGTTCGTCGAGCATCAGAACCTTGGGGTTGAGCGCCAGCGCGCGCACGATTTCCAGCCGCCGGAGATGACCGTAGGAAAGCGCGTTCGCCGGCATGTGCAGTCTGCCTGCAAGGTCGAACCGCTCGACAGCCTCACCGACGGCGGAACTGTCCTCGTGTCCTTCGGACCGGGCGGTGATCTGGGCAACCTCGATGTTCTGTCCGACCGAGAGGTTTTCAAAGATGCGCAGGTTCTGGAACGTGCGGGCAATTCCCTTGCGGGTTCTGGCAGCCGCACCTGTCCCGTCCAGAATGTCGCCCTCAAGGGACATGGTGCCGCTGGACGGCGTCAGGAGCCCGGAAATCAGGTTGATCAGGGTGGTCTTTCCGGCCCCGTTGGGACCGATCAGGCCGCGCACTTCGCCCGCTGCCACCTCGAAACTGACATCGCTGACGGCTCTGACGCCACCAAACTGTTTCGAAATGTCATTGAGCACGAGCATCAATAGACATCCTCGTAGGCGGCACATTTCTGTGCGGTGTCCATTTCCTGAACAAAGGCCGCTTCCGCCGCCTTGTGCGCCACGTAAACCGCCGCGAAGTCTGGGTCGAACCAGCCGGTCACAACCTTGTTTGCTGCAAACCGTTGAAGCGCATCTTCAAGGGTTTGCGGCAGGCGCACGAAGCCCCTGTCGCCAAGTTCTTCGGCACTCAGAAGCG
This region of uncultured Roseibium sp. genomic DNA includes:
- a CDS encoding ABC transporter ATP-binding protein, yielding MLVLNDISKQFGGVRAVSDVSFEVAAGEVRGLIGPNGAGKTTLINLISGLLTPSSGTMSLEGDILDGTGAAARTRKGIARTFQNLRIFENLSVGQNIEVAQITARSEGHEDSSAVGEAVERFDLAGRLHMPANALSYGHLRRLEIVRALALNPKVLMLDEPAAGMNEQETHELAEALDWVKTRFGCATLVIDHDLKFIMTLCDRITVLNMGAVIAEGTPREITNNQDVIDAYLGEDHSNAA